From Halomarina ordinaria:
CGATGGCGCGCTCGTTGTGCCAGCAGATGTCCATCCCCTGGCCGAGGTGCGTCCGGTTCAGTTCGTCCATGAGCATCTCGTAGGCGGCCAGTCGCGTCTCCGCGTCGAGGTCGCCGGGGTTCCGGGTGATTATCTTCAGCGGGAGGAAGTACATCGCGTTGCCGGCGTTGAGCGCCACGTCCACACCGTACTCGTGGTGGAGCGCGGGGGCGCCCCGGCGCATCGTCGCGCCGTCCTCCACGTCGTCGACGATGATGGTCCCGTTGTGGAGTATCTCGGGGATGCAGGCGTAGGGGAGGTACGCCTCGGGGTCCTCGCCGAAGGCCTCACAGAAGGTGAGAAAGAGGACGGCGCGCCAGCGCTTGCCGCCGCGGTCGAGGAGCGCCCAGACGGGGTCGGAGAGCGCGCGCTGGATGGTCTCGGCGGAGTAGGCGTAGGACGCGGGCCCGAAGAAGTCGGCGAGGTACGCCTCGTCGACCGTCCGGGGGAGCAGTCGCTCGATTTCCGCGTCGATGACCGGTCGCCACTGTTCGAGGACGTCCCGCATACACTGCCCGGTCACGGCGACGGGTCAAAAGCCTCGCCATTCGGCGGACGTGAACCGTGTTACGACACAACGCTTAGGCACCCGTCGACCCGACTCCAGCCATGACCGACTGGATCGGCGCGACGTTCACGGACCGCGCCGGCTGGGACCACCTCGAGACGCTCGTCGACCTCGGCGACCGGATGGCCGGCAGCGCGGGCGAACGCGAGGCGGCGGAACTGACCCGCGACGCCCTCTCGGCTGCCGGCGCGCGCGACGCCCACCTCGACGAGTTCGACGTGACGGGGTGGACGCGGGGGACGAGTACGGTCCGCGTCGACGGCCGCGACCTCGCCTGCATCGCTCTCCCGCGGAGCCCCGCCAGCGACGCGACCGGCGCGTTCGCCGACCTCGGCTACGGCCTGCCGACCGACTTCGACCGCGAGTTGGAGGGAAAGGTGGTGCTGGTCTCCTCGGCCGTCCCCGACTACTACGAGCGGTTCATCCACCGCCGCGAGAAGTACTACCGTGCCGTTCAGGCCGGCGCCGCGGCCTTCGTCTTCGAGAACCACGTTGAGGGCTGTCTCGCCCCCACCGGGAGCGTCGGGACCGGCGACGACCCCATCGGCGACATCCCCGCCGTCGGCGTCTCGAAGGAGGTCGGCGCGCGCCTCTCGCGCTGGTGTTCCGGCGACGACGCGCACCCGGTGACCGTCGAGGTCGACTGCGAGTACGGCCCCGCGACCAGCCGGAACGTCCACGCCGTCGTCGGTCCCGACACCGACGAGGAGGTGCTGGTGACGAGCCACGTCGACGCCCACGACATCGCCGAGGGCGCGATGGACAACGGCGCCGGCACGGCGATGGTCGTCCAGGTGGCGCGCGCGCTCGCCCGGCGCGAGTCCGACCTCGAACGGAGCGTACGCTTCGTCTGTTACGGGAGCGAGGAGGTGGGCCTCTGCGGGTCGACGCACGACGCCGAGCGGCGCGACCTCGACCGCGTGAAGGCCATCGTCAACTGCGACGGCGTCCTGCAGGGGCGGACGCTCTCGGCGTATACGCACGGCTTCGACGACCTCGAACGCGTCCTCCGCGAGGTGGCCGAGCACTTCGACCACCCCCTCGGGATGAACCCCCAGCAGGGCCCCCACAGCGACCACTGGCCGTACGTCCTCGCCGGCGGCGTCCCCGCCTACCACGTCACGAGCGAGACGGACGGGAGAGGCCGCGGATGGGGGCACACCCGCGCGGACACCCTCGACAAACTGGAGTCCCGGGACCTGCGCGAGGGGGCCATCCTCCTGACGGAACTCGTCGTCCGCCTGGCGCGCGCGGACACCGAGGTGGCCCGCCGCCCCCCGGAGGACATCGTCGCGGCACTCGAACGCGAGGGCCACGCCGAGGGGCTGCGCATCACGGGCGACCTCGACTCGCTCGACTGAGCGGATGGAGGGACGCCCCGCCCCGGTCGGAGACCGTTCGCGCGCGCCGCCCGCCCCCGACGACGTGAGTCACGCTTTTGCACGGGCGACGCGAGGTATCGCCCAATGAGCGAGGAGGCCGCGGCCGACGAACCGAGCGGGGAAGCGACGGAGGGACGGCCGCGCGTCGGCGTCGTCGGGTCCGACGACGCGGCGCTCGTCGCGAGCGTGGAGGCGGCCGGCGGGGAGGCGATTCGCGCGGCGTCGGTCGACGAGCGGGGGTTCGGAGCGGACCTCGACGCCGTCGTCGCCGTCGGCGAGCGGGCGCTGCTCTCGCTCGCCCCCACGCCGCCCGCCCCGATACTGCCGGTCGCCGTCGACGCGCCGCTCGGCGTCGCCCCGGGGTCGGCGGGCGCGGCCGTCGAGCGCGTCGTCGCGGGGACGGCCCGCACCGTCGACGCCCCGGTCGTCGGCGTGGCGCACGCCGGCGGCGAGACGCACGCGCTCCTCGATGTGACGCTGGTGACCGCCTCGCCGGCGCGCATCTCCGAGTAC
This genomic window contains:
- a CDS encoding M28 family metallopeptidase, which produces MTDWIGATFTDRAGWDHLETLVDLGDRMAGSAGEREAAELTRDALSAAGARDAHLDEFDVTGWTRGTSTVRVDGRDLACIALPRSPASDATGAFADLGYGLPTDFDRELEGKVVLVSSAVPDYYERFIHRREKYYRAVQAGAAAFVFENHVEGCLAPTGSVGTGDDPIGDIPAVGVSKEVGARLSRWCSGDDAHPVTVEVDCEYGPATSRNVHAVVGPDTDEEVLVTSHVDAHDIAEGAMDNGAGTAMVVQVARALARRESDLERSVRFVCYGSEEVGLCGSTHDAERRDLDRVKAIVNCDGVLQGRTLSAYTHGFDDLERVLREVAEHFDHPLGMNPQQGPHSDHWPYVLAGGVPAYHVTSETDGRGRGWGHTRADTLDKLESRDLREGAILLTELVVRLARADTEVARRPPEDIVAALEREGHAEGLRITGDLDSLD
- a CDS encoding ATP-NAD kinase encodes the protein MSEEAAADEPSGEATEGRPRVGVVGSDDAALVASVEAAGGEAIRAASVDERGFGADLDAVVAVGERALLSLAPTPPAPILPVAVDAPLGVAPGSAGAAVERVVAGTARTVDAPVVGVAHAGGETHALLDVTLVTASPARISEYSVESEGRTIARFRADGVVVATPLGSRGYARAAGAPELAPGSGVAAVAPISPFAIDPDRWVLPLGTLTLRVERDEAAVDLLADDRREGPVAPNDPVRIRPTGTLQVFVTEGRGLERH
- a CDS encoding polyprenyl synthetase family protein, translating into MRDVLEQWRPVIDAEIERLLPRTVDEAYLADFFGPASYAYSAETIQRALSDPVWALLDRGGKRWRAVLFLTFCEAFGEDPEAYLPYACIPEILHNGTIIVDDVEDGATMRRGAPALHHEYGVDVALNAGNAMYFLPLKIITRNPGDLDAETRLAAYEMLMDELNRTHLGQGMDICWHNERAIDLDEDEYLEMCACKTGCLGRIVARLAAIVTGQDRETELGAARYAERMSVAFQVADDVLDVETSMEAGGDFGKGVGNDVREGKKTLMVIHAAEHAPAEDVARLEELLWAEENTDDEVREVVDLLDAAGSVTYARERAEALSEGALDHLDALALEPEPAERLAAFARFVVDRDV